One window of Anaeromyxobacter diazotrophicus genomic DNA carries:
- a CDS encoding HPr family phosphocarrier protein, giving the protein MNDPAAIVDDAAFTAMVDARARSLLDVAGRLGAVDADAALALLTRPMLAMIRSEATQLEELLDAYGALRNERWRHFRGVMAGVKTFAHAHYGLVHLLHASAQYRLLCEEADLDAGLLQARRFTAQVLHAASRRLAEAARSLGLSPRPADVCAEVLPPGRLPPDCPLRHVEDAGETVARLATAFLNLADGGARSLAPRAASAGGDPSQDALPTEGELRDAAEDFHNLQALYDTHVARTDVERDDPELLSLRGHASAVYHLLEVATELVHYRERHLVHAPAGGDRLPLFGDHPGGIPPARLDAVLRVVLVLVTRYLQVGRTLAQQLLRRYAERGEITVPVPRYRGFHVRPSTLVARVAYHYGSAVSMTLDGETYDAASPMELFRANEAINARKRRWLAQEIGALVNGDEERLGDDLVRAVRNVLVRLSEEAKVILYEQPLPPIEGPLGGGQPVLAFIVDAVARLQALGKIDIVATVTATFRGDRRVLADLELLAESGYGEDAYGNNIALPEQLGYLRR; this is encoded by the coding sequence ATGAACGACCCGGCTGCCATCGTCGACGACGCCGCGTTCACGGCGATGGTGGACGCGCGCGCCCGCTCGCTGCTCGACGTCGCCGGACGCCTCGGCGCGGTCGACGCCGACGCCGCGCTCGCGCTCCTGACCCGGCCGATGCTGGCGATGATCCGCTCCGAGGCCACCCAGCTCGAGGAGCTGCTGGACGCCTACGGCGCGCTCCGGAACGAGCGCTGGCGGCACTTCCGAGGTGTGATGGCGGGGGTGAAGACCTTCGCGCACGCGCACTACGGGCTCGTCCACCTGCTCCACGCGTCGGCCCAGTACCGCCTCCTCTGCGAGGAGGCCGATCTGGACGCCGGCCTCCTCCAGGCGCGGCGCTTCACGGCCCAGGTGCTGCACGCGGCCAGCCGGCGGCTCGCCGAGGCAGCGCGGTCGCTGGGGCTCTCCCCGCGTCCGGCGGACGTCTGCGCGGAGGTCCTGCCCCCCGGGCGCCTGCCCCCGGACTGCCCGCTCCGCCACGTCGAGGACGCGGGCGAGACGGTCGCGCGGCTCGCCACCGCGTTCCTCAACCTGGCCGACGGCGGCGCGCGCTCGCTCGCGCCCAGGGCCGCGTCCGCCGGCGGTGACCCGTCCCAGGACGCGCTGCCCACCGAGGGCGAGCTCCGCGACGCGGCCGAGGACTTCCACAACCTGCAGGCGCTCTACGACACCCACGTCGCTCGCACCGACGTCGAGCGCGACGACCCGGAGCTGCTCTCGCTCCGCGGGCACGCCTCCGCCGTCTATCACCTGCTCGAGGTGGCGACCGAGCTCGTGCACTACCGCGAGCGCCACCTCGTGCACGCGCCGGCCGGCGGCGACCGGCTCCCGCTCTTCGGCGACCACCCCGGCGGCATCCCGCCGGCGCGGCTCGACGCGGTGCTGCGCGTCGTGCTGGTCCTGGTGACCCGCTACCTGCAAGTCGGCCGGACCCTCGCCCAGCAGCTCCTCCGGCGCTACGCCGAGCGGGGCGAGATCACCGTGCCGGTCCCGCGCTACCGCGGCTTCCACGTGCGGCCCTCCACGCTGGTGGCCCGAGTGGCGTACCACTACGGGAGCGCCGTCTCCATGACGCTCGACGGCGAGACCTACGACGCGGCCTCGCCGATGGAGCTCTTCCGGGCCAACGAGGCGATCAACGCCAGGAAGCGCCGCTGGCTGGCCCAGGAGATCGGCGCGCTCGTGAACGGCGACGAGGAGCGGCTCGGCGACGACCTGGTCCGGGCCGTGCGCAACGTCCTCGTGCGCCTGTCCGAAGAGGCCAAGGTCATCCTCTACGAGCAGCCGCTCCCGCCCATCGAGGGCCCGCTCGGCGGCGGGCAGCCGGTCCTGGCCTTCATCGTCGACGCCGTGGCGCGGCTCCAGGCGCTCGGCAAGATCGACATCGTCGCCACGGTCACCGCCACCTTCCGCGGCGATCGCCGCGTGCTCGCGGACCTCGAGCTGCTGGCCGAGAGCGGCTACGGCGAGGACGCGTACGGCAACAACATCGCCCTGCCGGAGCAGCTCGGGTACCTGCGGCGCTGA
- a CDS encoding peptidase U32 family protein, whose product MSRSSTAEGPRRPELLAPAGGLEAGLAALQYGADAVYLGLKRFSARADAQNFTLDELDRFLGHARALTPVRRAFVAVNTLVLDRELPGLVDTLGDLADLGADALIVQDLGVARLARRHFPQLELHASTQLAAHSRAGVETLRDLGFARVTLARELTLEELRDCAAVPGVEVEAFLHGALCYAYSGLCLFSSHVLGRSGNRGSCAYPCRDRWEVTSLDGPPLPERLRSGFAFSMKDLALPDHVGALRDAGVACLKIEGRKKGPTYVAAAVDYYRRLLDGTLPAAERPEREADLKATFARPWTTLYLDSHREKDVADRDLVGHRGAPLGQVEAVVRSGAGAAIRFRTARALARHDGLQVEVPGLDRPFGFGVSSLRLVTRGAAADVFEAPAGALVEVPLPDDYPTVPRGAPVSCSSSQAVKLRYQLERPKLAQRARRPMSVAAEVSETGLRLEASAEAAPGHAVRAEVTVAGALEAARDPAGMAASARAAFEKLGDTRFRLAGLDWRNPAGRFVPVSRLNEARRALAEALDAAVTAHARGQVEAARAAEAALTPGAAAPGDAPRFTVKVDRLEALDAFEPEDFEGADDVVVDLGLLPLRGLVERLSALTARAGPERLRLGLPLIVRGWEERALRARVEALRAAGYRRWELTGPASWAHLGLAPGDAGGLDLSSDWSLYAVNRAAARQLRDLGVGRITLSTEDVRENLAALLAELGPAASVVVYEDSPLFISESCPYANLAGGCPGPASCTFERMELTSSHGGKALVVNERCRAFTLNDAPYNLSPRLAALREAGARSFRVHFVHRPYAPERARELWRALRRGQVVRPGHLGNFDREAW is encoded by the coding sequence GTGAGCCGATCCAGCACCGCCGAAGGCCCCCGCCGCCCCGAGCTCCTCGCCCCCGCCGGCGGCCTGGAGGCAGGCCTGGCCGCGCTGCAGTACGGCGCCGACGCGGTCTACCTGGGGCTGAAGCGCTTCTCCGCCCGCGCCGACGCGCAGAACTTCACGCTCGACGAGCTGGACCGCTTCCTCGGGCACGCCCGCGCGCTCACTCCCGTCCGCCGCGCCTTCGTGGCGGTGAACACGCTGGTGCTCGACCGCGAGCTCCCCGGCCTGGTGGACACGCTGGGGGACCTCGCCGACCTGGGCGCCGACGCCCTCATCGTGCAGGACCTGGGCGTGGCGCGGCTCGCCCGCCGCCACTTCCCCCAGCTCGAGCTGCACGCCAGCACCCAGCTCGCCGCCCACTCGCGCGCCGGGGTGGAGACGCTGCGCGACCTGGGCTTCGCGCGGGTCACCCTGGCGCGCGAGCTGACGCTGGAGGAGCTCCGCGACTGCGCCGCGGTGCCGGGGGTGGAGGTGGAGGCCTTCCTCCACGGCGCGCTCTGCTACGCCTACAGCGGGCTCTGCCTCTTCTCCTCGCACGTGCTCGGCCGCAGCGGCAACCGCGGCTCCTGCGCCTACCCGTGCCGCGACCGCTGGGAGGTGACCTCCCTCGACGGCCCGCCGCTGCCCGAGCGGCTGCGCTCCGGCTTCGCCTTCTCCATGAAGGACCTGGCGCTGCCCGACCACGTGGGCGCGCTGCGCGACGCGGGCGTGGCCTGCCTCAAGATCGAGGGGCGCAAGAAGGGGCCCACCTACGTCGCGGCCGCGGTGGACTACTACCGCCGGCTGCTCGACGGCACGCTCCCGGCGGCGGAGCGGCCGGAGCGGGAGGCGGACCTCAAGGCCACCTTCGCGCGCCCCTGGACGACGCTCTACCTCGACTCGCACCGCGAGAAGGACGTGGCCGACCGCGACCTGGTGGGCCACCGCGGCGCGCCGCTCGGCCAGGTGGAGGCGGTGGTGCGGTCGGGCGCGGGCGCCGCCATCCGGTTCCGCACCGCGCGCGCCCTGGCGCGCCACGACGGGCTCCAGGTGGAGGTCCCGGGACTCGACCGTCCGTTCGGGTTCGGGGTCTCCAGCCTGCGGCTCGTGACCCGCGGCGCCGCCGCGGACGTCTTCGAGGCGCCGGCGGGCGCGCTGGTGGAGGTGCCGCTGCCGGACGACTACCCCACCGTCCCGCGCGGCGCGCCCGTCTCCTGCTCCTCGTCCCAGGCGGTGAAGCTCCGCTACCAGCTCGAGCGCCCCAAGCTCGCGCAGCGCGCCCGCCGGCCCATGTCCGTCGCGGCCGAGGTCTCGGAGACTGGGCTCCGGCTGGAGGCGAGCGCCGAGGCCGCGCCGGGGCACGCTGTCCGGGCCGAAGTGACCGTCGCCGGCGCGCTCGAGGCGGCGCGCGATCCGGCCGGGATGGCCGCGAGCGCCCGCGCCGCGTTCGAGAAGCTGGGCGACACCCGCTTCCGGCTGGCCGGGCTCGACTGGCGCAACCCGGCCGGCCGCTTCGTGCCGGTGTCGCGGCTCAACGAGGCGCGGCGGGCGCTGGCGGAGGCGCTGGACGCGGCGGTCACCGCGCATGCGCGGGGCCAGGTCGAAGCGGCCCGCGCCGCCGAGGCCGCTCTCACACCTGGAGCCGCCGCCCCGGGCGACGCACCGCGCTTCACCGTCAAGGTGGACCGGCTCGAGGCGCTCGACGCCTTCGAGCCCGAGGACTTCGAGGGCGCGGACGACGTCGTCGTCGACCTCGGGCTCCTGCCGCTCCGCGGGCTCGTCGAGCGGCTCTCCGCCCTCACGGCGCGGGCCGGGCCGGAGCGGCTGCGGCTCGGGCTCCCGCTCATCGTGCGGGGCTGGGAGGAGCGGGCACTCCGGGCCCGCGTCGAGGCGCTGCGCGCGGCGGGGTACCGGCGGTGGGAGCTGACCGGGCCGGCCTCGTGGGCGCACCTCGGCCTCGCGCCCGGCGACGCCGGGGGCCTCGACCTCTCCTCCGACTGGAGCCTCTATGCGGTGAACCGCGCCGCGGCCCGGCAGCTCCGCGACCTGGGCGTGGGCCGGATCACCCTCTCCACCGAGGACGTCCGCGAGAACCTCGCGGCGCTGCTGGCGGAGCTGGGCCCGGCCGCGTCGGTGGTGGTGTACGAGGACTCGCCGCTCTTCATCTCCGAGTCCTGCCCCTACGCCAACCTCGCCGGCGGCTGCCCCGGGCCGGCCAGCTGCACCTTCGAGCGGATGGAGCTCACCTCGTCGCACGGCGGGAAGGCGCTGGTGGTGAACGAGCGCTGCCGCGCGTTCACCCTGAACGACGCGCCCTACAACCTCTCGCCGCGCCTGGCCGCGCTGCGGGAGGCGGGCGCCCGGAGCTTCCGGGTGCACTTCGTCCACCGCCCCTACGCGCCGGAGCGCGCCCGGGAGCTCTGGCGCGCGCTGCGGCGGGGCCAGGTGGTCCGGCCGGGCCACCTCGGGAACTTCGACCGCGAGGCCTGGTAG
- the mdoH gene encoding glucans biosynthesis glucosyltransferase MdoH, whose product MDEALRQREGGAPGSGREERGMPPERPRPMPSQALGRFDGASRRRPRDPRRARTPAWRRAAVFGAALALAGYAIEEMWRALAVGHLTPVAVAVLALFAVNFAWISLPLVTSLVGFARVVTRRREGAPADRPLRTRTALLLPTYNEDPARVAAALEAMGRDLAARGAGRAFDLFLLSDTTRGDVALAELEAVRLLRRRLEGAVRVFYRRRARNVAHKPGNIRDFCERWGGAYDHLLVLDADSLMDGATLVALAQRMEDDPDAGLIQTLPRLHRGTTLLARVQQFAGSVYGALLGDGLAWWTGSEGNFWGHNAILRTEAFLACAGLPVLPGEPPFGGFILSHDFVEAALLRRGGWKVTIAADLAGSYEEGPSSILDLAVRDRRWCQGNLQHARVLGAKGLHWLSRLHFVAGIMSYLSSPIWLLFVISALALGVQYESARQQYFSHVQTLFPLWPRIDPERAVRLFALTLGVLFGPKVLGFLSVVVRPGRRRAHGGLLLATLGFALEVVVSALIAPIQALIHCGLVADVLRGRSSGWRAQRREGASLAWPEALRAHRWHALVGLALALVAWSISWQMAAWLAPAALGLVLAAPLSKLVASGAVGRAVRRAGLLRTPEETRTPPIARAVELVLPAYRAALAETPDLASVVEDPRLLQRHLALTDRAPSGGGGAFDPVEAVAEKKIREAGTVAEAIAALTFEERGRVQARPALLRLLATVRARAERRADAGASGAASWWGLPRPQLDLPVDARDLG is encoded by the coding sequence ATGGACGAAGCGTTGAGGCAGCGGGAGGGGGGCGCCCCGGGGTCCGGCCGCGAGGAGCGGGGCATGCCGCCCGAGCGGCCGCGCCCGATGCCGTCGCAGGCGCTCGGGCGGTTCGACGGGGCGAGCCGGCGGAGGCCGCGCGACCCGCGCCGGGCGCGCACGCCGGCGTGGCGGCGGGCGGCGGTGTTCGGGGCGGCCCTGGCGCTGGCCGGCTACGCCATCGAGGAGATGTGGCGCGCGCTGGCGGTCGGCCACCTGACGCCGGTCGCGGTCGCGGTGCTGGCGCTCTTCGCGGTCAACTTCGCCTGGATCAGCCTGCCGCTGGTGACGTCGCTGGTCGGGTTCGCCCGGGTGGTGACGCGCCGCCGCGAGGGCGCGCCCGCCGATCGCCCGCTCCGCACGCGCACCGCGCTCCTCCTGCCCACCTACAACGAGGATCCCGCCCGCGTCGCGGCGGCCCTCGAGGCGATGGGGCGCGACCTCGCCGCCCGGGGCGCGGGGCGCGCCTTCGACCTGTTCCTGCTCAGCGACACCACCCGCGGGGACGTCGCCCTGGCGGAGCTGGAGGCGGTCCGGCTCCTCCGGCGGCGGCTCGAGGGCGCGGTCCGCGTCTTCTACCGGCGCCGCGCGCGGAACGTCGCCCACAAGCCGGGCAACATCCGCGACTTCTGCGAGCGGTGGGGCGGCGCCTACGACCACCTGCTCGTCCTCGACGCCGACAGCCTCATGGACGGCGCCACCCTGGTCGCGCTGGCCCAGCGGATGGAGGACGACCCGGACGCAGGGCTCATCCAGACCCTGCCGCGCCTCCACCGCGGGACGACGCTGCTCGCGCGCGTGCAGCAGTTCGCCGGCAGCGTCTACGGCGCCTTGCTCGGCGACGGGCTCGCGTGGTGGACGGGGAGCGAGGGCAACTTCTGGGGCCACAACGCCATCCTCCGCACCGAGGCCTTCCTCGCCTGCGCCGGGCTCCCGGTGCTGCCGGGCGAGCCGCCCTTCGGCGGCTTCATCCTCAGCCACGACTTCGTGGAGGCGGCGCTCCTCCGGCGCGGCGGCTGGAAGGTGACGATCGCCGCCGACCTGGCGGGCTCCTACGAGGAGGGCCCGTCGTCCATCCTGGACCTGGCCGTCCGCGACCGGCGCTGGTGCCAGGGCAACCTCCAGCACGCGCGGGTCCTCGGGGCGAAGGGCCTGCACTGGCTCTCCCGGCTGCACTTCGTGGCCGGGATCATGTCGTACCTCTCCTCGCCCATCTGGCTCCTGTTCGTGATCTCGGCGCTGGCGCTCGGCGTCCAGTACGAGTCGGCCCGGCAGCAGTACTTCTCGCACGTGCAGACGCTCTTCCCGCTGTGGCCGCGCATCGACCCGGAGCGCGCGGTCCGCCTCTTCGCGCTCACCCTGGGCGTGCTGTTCGGGCCGAAGGTGCTGGGCTTCCTGTCGGTCGTGGTGAGGCCGGGGCGGCGCCGCGCGCACGGCGGGCTCCTCCTCGCGACGCTGGGCTTCGCGCTCGAGGTGGTGGTCTCGGCGCTCATCGCGCCCATCCAGGCGCTCATCCACTGCGGGCTCGTCGCGGACGTCCTGCGCGGCCGGAGCTCCGGCTGGCGGGCGCAGCGCCGGGAGGGCGCGAGCCTCGCCTGGCCGGAGGCGCTGCGCGCGCACCGCTGGCACGCCCTGGTGGGCCTCGCCCTGGCCCTGGTGGCCTGGAGCATCTCCTGGCAGATGGCGGCCTGGCTCGCGCCCGCCGCCCTGGGGCTGGTGCTGGCGGCGCCGCTCTCGAAGCTCGTCGCGTCGGGCGCCGTGGGCCGCGCCGTCCGGCGCGCCGGCCTGCTCCGCACCCCGGAGGAGACGCGGACGCCCCCCATCGCGCGCGCGGTCGAGCTCGTCCTGCCCGCCTACCGCGCCGCGCTCGCGGAGACGCCCGACCTCGCGAGCGTGGTCGAGGACCCGCGGCTCCTGCAGCGCCACCTCGCGCTCACCGACCGGGCGCCGTCCGGCGGGGGCGGCGCCTTCGATCCGGTCGAGGCCGTGGCGGAGAAGAAGATCCGGGAGGCGGGCACGGTGGCGGAGGCGATCGCCGCCCTCACCTTCGAGGAGCGAGGCCGCGTGCAGGCGCGCCCCGCGCTCCTGCGCCTGCTCGCGACGGTGCGCGCGCGGGCCGAGCGGAGGGCCGACGCCGGCGCCAGCGGCGCCGCCTCGTGGTGGGGCCTCCCGCGCCCGCAGCTGGACCTCCCGGTGGACGCCCGCGACCTCGGGTAG
- a CDS encoding dicarboxylate/amino acid:cation symporter, whose product MKRFSRSLYLQVITAVIIGALVGHLYPAVGTQMKPLGEGFIKLVKMLIAPIVFSTVVTGIAKMGDLKKVGRVGLKGIIYFEVLTTIALAIGLLVGKVLVPGAGMNVNPATLDTKAIASYTAPSAHLSTMDFVMNIIPKDVADAFARGEILQVLFFSILFGVALAGMKGDYAKVVLQFIDGLSGVLFKIVGIVMRVAPIGAFGAMAFTVGKYGVKTLVSLAKLIGTFYTTSVLFVFLVLGLVMLICRLNIFKFLRYIKEEILIVLGTSSSESALPLMMRKMEKLGCGKPVVGLVVPMGYSFNLDGTSIYLTLATLFIAQATNTHVTMGQELEILAVLLLTSKGAAAVTGGGFITLAATLSAVGNIPVAGLTLLLGVDRFMSEARAITNLIGNGVASVAVSRWEGELDVERARAMLDRKVLPEAIDEAEPEALGVAAQA is encoded by the coding sequence GTGAAGCGCTTCTCCCGTAGCCTCTACCTGCAAGTCATCACGGCCGTGATCATCGGCGCGCTGGTCGGGCACCTCTACCCGGCCGTCGGGACGCAGATGAAGCCGCTCGGCGAGGGCTTCATCAAGCTCGTCAAGATGCTCATCGCCCCGATCGTCTTCTCCACGGTCGTGACCGGCATCGCGAAGATGGGCGATCTGAAGAAGGTCGGCCGCGTGGGCCTCAAGGGCATCATCTACTTCGAGGTCCTCACCACCATCGCCCTCGCCATCGGCCTCCTGGTGGGCAAGGTCCTCGTGCCGGGCGCCGGGATGAACGTGAACCCGGCCACCCTCGACACCAAGGCCATCGCCAGCTACACGGCGCCGTCGGCGCACCTGTCCACGATGGACTTCGTGATGAACATCATCCCGAAGGACGTCGCCGACGCGTTCGCGCGCGGCGAGATCCTCCAGGTGCTGTTCTTCTCCATCCTGTTCGGCGTCGCGCTGGCCGGCATGAAGGGCGACTACGCCAAGGTGGTGCTCCAGTTCATCGACGGCCTCTCCGGCGTCCTCTTCAAGATCGTCGGCATCGTGATGCGGGTCGCGCCCATCGGCGCGTTCGGCGCCATGGCCTTCACCGTGGGGAAGTACGGGGTGAAGACGCTGGTGAGCCTCGCCAAGCTCATCGGCACCTTCTACACGACGAGCGTCCTCTTCGTGTTCCTGGTGCTGGGCCTGGTGATGCTGATCTGCCGGCTCAACATCTTCAAGTTCCTCCGGTACATCAAGGAGGAGATCCTGATCGTCCTCGGGACGAGCTCGTCCGAGTCGGCGCTCCCCCTCATGATGCGCAAGATGGAGAAGCTCGGCTGCGGCAAGCCGGTGGTCGGGCTCGTCGTGCCGATGGGCTACTCCTTCAACCTGGACGGCACCTCCATCTACCTGACGCTCGCCACGCTCTTCATCGCCCAGGCGACGAACACCCACGTCACCATGGGCCAGGAGCTCGAGATCCTGGCCGTGCTCCTGCTCACCTCGAAGGGCGCGGCGGCGGTGACGGGCGGCGGCTTCATCACGCTCGCCGCCACCCTGTCGGCGGTCGGCAACATCCCGGTGGCGGGCCTCACCCTGCTGCTCGGCGTGGACCGCTTCATGTCCGAGGCGCGCGCCATCACGAACCTCATCGGCAACGGCGTGGCCTCGGTGGCGGTGTCGCGCTGGGAGGGCGAGCTCGACGTGGAGCGGGCGCGGGCCATGCTCGACCGCAAGGTCCTGCCCGAGGCGATCGACGAGGCGGAGCCGGAGGCCCTCGGCGTCGCCGCGCAGGCCTGA
- a CDS encoding transporter substrate-binding domain-containing protein yields MTVPRPLLALASAGVLALTAPPARAQPLDEPAGHAIVVGLDRDYPPYEFVDAAGHPAGFNVDLTRAIAEVMGMTVEFRSGTWAEMRAGLLSGEIDVLQGLTYSQERARELDFAPPHAIIQHAIFARRGTPPVASLDELRGKKVIVFGGGIMDETLTGRGFGADLVRTGTPADALRLLASGQHEYVALALLPGIHILRELHLTNVVPVARRVAVERYGYAVKKGHGELVARFDEGLAILKQTGRYDAIQERWLGVLEPRGPGLRTILEYVSLALVPLLLVLGGTVLWSRSLQKLVAQRTASLAREVAERKRSEEELRQHQQQLIQAGKMAALGVLVSGVAHEINNPNGYILLNMPILKAALLDACEVLDARRQELGARFELAGLPYDRMRAELPQMLDEMLAGGRRIKRIVDDLKNFARREDAPALEPMDVNAVAAAAVRLVDVSIRKATHRFTLELGRDLPRVLGNPQRIEQVLVNLLLNACQALPGPERAVRLATRHDPARGEVVVEVADEGAGIAPEDLPRLTDPFFTTKRETGGTGLGLSISATIVKEHGGALQFESAVGAGTTVSFALRAISTEAAA; encoded by the coding sequence GTGACGGTCCCGCGACCCCTCCTCGCGCTCGCCTCGGCGGGCGTGCTGGCGCTCACCGCGCCGCCTGCCCGGGCGCAGCCCCTCGACGAGCCCGCCGGCCACGCCATCGTGGTGGGCCTCGACCGCGACTACCCGCCCTACGAGTTCGTCGACGCGGCCGGGCACCCGGCCGGCTTCAACGTCGACCTCACCCGCGCCATCGCCGAGGTGATGGGCATGACGGTCGAGTTCCGCTCCGGGACCTGGGCCGAGATGCGCGCCGGCCTGCTCTCGGGCGAGATCGACGTCCTGCAGGGCCTCACCTATTCGCAGGAGCGGGCCCGGGAGCTCGACTTCGCGCCGCCGCACGCCATCATCCAGCACGCCATCTTCGCCCGCCGCGGCACCCCGCCGGTCGCGTCGCTCGACGAGCTGCGCGGGAAGAAGGTGATCGTGTTCGGCGGCGGGATCATGGACGAGACCCTCACCGGGCGCGGGTTCGGGGCGGACCTCGTGCGCACCGGCACCCCCGCCGACGCGCTGCGGCTCCTCGCCTCGGGCCAGCACGAGTACGTGGCGCTGGCGCTCCTCCCCGGGATCCACATCCTCCGCGAGCTGCACCTCACGAACGTCGTCCCGGTGGCGCGGCGGGTGGCGGTCGAGCGGTACGGCTACGCCGTGAAGAAGGGCCACGGCGAGCTCGTGGCCCGCTTCGACGAGGGGCTCGCCATCCTCAAGCAGACCGGCCGCTACGACGCCATCCAGGAGCGCTGGCTGGGGGTGCTCGAGCCGCGCGGTCCGGGGCTCCGCACCATCCTCGAGTACGTGAGCCTGGCGCTCGTGCCGCTGCTCCTCGTGCTCGGCGGCACGGTGCTGTGGTCGCGCTCGCTGCAGAAGCTCGTGGCGCAGCGGACCGCGTCGCTGGCGCGCGAGGTCGCCGAGCGCAAGCGCTCCGAGGAGGAGCTGCGGCAGCACCAGCAGCAGCTCATCCAGGCGGGCAAGATGGCCGCGCTCGGCGTGCTGGTCTCGGGCGTGGCGCACGAGATCAACAACCCGAACGGCTACATCCTCCTCAACATGCCCATCCTCAAGGCCGCCCTGCTCGACGCCTGCGAGGTGCTCGACGCCCGCCGCCAGGAGCTGGGCGCGCGCTTCGAGCTCGCCGGCCTCCCCTACGACCGGATGCGCGCGGAGCTGCCGCAGATGCTCGACGAGATGCTGGCCGGCGGGCGGCGCATCAAGCGCATCGTCGACGACCTCAAGAACTTCGCGCGCCGCGAGGACGCGCCGGCGCTCGAGCCCATGGACGTGAACGCCGTGGCCGCCGCCGCGGTCCGGCTGGTCGACGTCTCGATCCGGAAGGCGACGCACCGGTTCACCCTGGAGCTGGGGCGGGACCTGCCGCGCGTCCTCGGCAACCCGCAGCGCATCGAGCAGGTCCTCGTGAACCTGCTCCTCAACGCCTGCCAGGCGCTGCCCGGCCCCGAGCGCGCGGTCCGCCTCGCGACGCGCCACGACCCCGCGCGCGGCGAGGTGGTGGTCGAGGTGGCGGACGAGGGCGCCGGCATCGCCCCCGAGGACCTGCCCCGCCTCACCGACCCGTTCTTCACCACCAAGCGCGAGACGGGCGGGACCGGCCTCGGGCTCTCGATCTCCGCCACCATCGTGAAGGAGCACGGCGGCGCGCTCCAGTTCGAGTCCGCGGTCGGCGCCGGCACCACGGTGTCCTTCGCGCTGCGCGCGATCTCGACGGAGGCGGCGGCATGA
- a CDS encoding sigma-54-dependent transcriptional regulator produces MSERVSPAFGILLVDDEPAWLRSLAMTLERSAGLTHLITCDDPRRVLEILDGDDVGVVLLDLTMPHLSGEELLALIAADHPGVSVIVVSGMNQIETAVRCVKLGAFDYHVKTDEEDRLVAGVLRAVRMQELQRENLEMSSRLLAGAPQHPEAFSGIVTSDPTMRTLFSYIEAVARSPQPLLITGESGVGKELIARATHQLSGCRGALVAVNVAGVDDPVFADTLFGHVRGAFTGAEQPRRGVVEEAADGTLFLDEIGDLSIASQVKLLRFLQDGEYFPLGSDRPKRVKARVIVATHQDLTAKEKAGLFRRDLYYRLRTHRVRVPPLRERKGDVPLLLEHFLDEAARSLGKKKPTAPRQLAQLLAAHDFPGNVRELKAMVFDAVSVHKERVLSMDSFLDAIGLRRGAPAAAPAGEGEGEKNPFAGLERLPGFDESLELLIQEAMSRAGGNQTLAARLLGISQPALSKRLKSYRRG; encoded by the coding sequence ATGAGCGAGCGGGTCTCCCCGGCCTTCGGGATCCTCCTCGTCGACGACGAGCCGGCCTGGCTGCGCTCGCTCGCCATGACCCTCGAGCGCTCCGCCGGCCTCACCCACCTCATCACCTGCGACGACCCGCGGCGCGTCCTCGAGATCCTCGACGGGGACGACGTGGGCGTGGTGCTGCTCGATCTCACCATGCCGCACCTCTCGGGCGAGGAGCTCCTGGCGCTGATCGCGGCCGACCACCCGGGCGTCTCGGTGATCGTGGTGAGCGGCATGAACCAGATCGAGACGGCGGTCCGGTGCGTGAAGCTCGGCGCGTTCGACTACCACGTGAAGACCGACGAGGAGGATCGCCTGGTGGCGGGCGTGCTGCGCGCCGTCCGCATGCAGGAGCTGCAGCGCGAGAACCTCGAGATGTCGAGCCGGCTGCTGGCCGGCGCGCCGCAGCACCCGGAGGCCTTCTCCGGCATCGTCACCAGCGACCCGACGATGCGCACCCTCTTCTCGTACATCGAGGCGGTGGCGCGGAGCCCGCAGCCGCTGCTCATCACCGGCGAGAGCGGCGTCGGCAAGGAGCTCATCGCCCGCGCGACGCACCAGCTCTCCGGCTGCCGCGGCGCGCTGGTGGCGGTGAACGTCGCCGGGGTGGACGACCCGGTCTTCGCCGACACGCTCTTCGGGCACGTGCGCGGCGCCTTCACCGGCGCCGAGCAGCCGCGCCGGGGCGTGGTGGAGGAGGCGGCGGACGGCACCCTGTTCCTCGACGAGATCGGGGACCTCAGCATCGCCTCCCAGGTGAAGCTGCTCCGGTTCCTGCAGGACGGCGAGTACTTCCCGCTCGGCAGCGATCGCCCGAAGCGCGTCAAGGCGCGCGTCATCGTCGCCACCCACCAGGACCTCACCGCCAAGGAGAAGGCGGGCCTCTTCCGGCGCGACCTCTACTACCGGCTGCGCACGCACCGGGTGCGCGTCCCGCCGCTGCGCGAGCGCAAGGGCGACGTGCCGCTCCTCCTCGAGCACTTCCTCGACGAGGCGGCGCGCTCCCTGGGCAAGAAGAAGCCCACCGCCCCTAGGCAGCTGGCGCAGCTCCTGGCGGCGCACGACTTCCCGGGCAACGTGCGCGAGCTGAAGGCGATGGTCTTCGACGCCGTCAGCGTCCACAAGGAGCGCGTCCTCTCGATGGACTCCTTCCTCGACGCCATCGGCCTCCGGCGCGGCGCGCCGGCCGCGGCGCCGGCGGGCGAGGGCGAGGGGGAGAAGAACCCCTTCGCCGGCCTGGAGCGCCTGCCGGGCTTCGACGAGAGCCTGGAGCTGCTGATCCAGGAGGCGATGTCGCGCGCCGGCGGCAACCAGACGCTGGCGGCGCGGCTGCTCGGGATCTCGCAGCCGGCGCTCTCGAAGCGGCTCAAGTCGTATCGCCGCGGCTAG